The uncultured Cohaesibacter sp. genome window below encodes:
- a CDS encoding proline iminopeptidase-family hydrolase, whose protein sequence is MADFEIQEGYSPYQTYKTWYRICGSLDSPKLPLVVAHGGPGCTHDYIDSFMDLAKTGRPVIHYDQIGNGKSTHLREKGADFWTVDFFLGELDALLSHLGIQDRYAYLGQSWGGMLGSEHAVRQPAGLKALVLANSPCNMQIWLKGAAELRAQLPQDVQDTLDLHEKAGTIDHPDYKAATEVFYDRHVCRTKPRPVEVQRTFDAMDEDPTVYHTMNGPTEFHVIGTMKDWSIIDRLHKVKAPTLAFRGAHDEATTECLQPFWDNIPDVVAHVFPNSSHMPHVEEKEDCMAVVEAFLSKYDSE, encoded by the coding sequence ATGGCAGATTTTGAGATTCAGGAAGGCTATTCGCCTTATCAGACATATAAAACTTGGTATCGGATCTGCGGATCCCTTGACTCGCCCAAGCTCCCCCTGGTGGTGGCTCACGGTGGTCCGGGTTGCACTCATGACTATATCGACAGTTTTATGGACCTGGCCAAAACAGGTCGCCCTGTCATCCACTATGACCAGATCGGCAACGGCAAGTCGACGCACCTGCGCGAAAAAGGGGCTGATTTTTGGACAGTTGACTTTTTTTTAGGCGAACTGGACGCCTTGCTCAGCCATTTGGGTATTCAGGACCGCTATGCCTATCTTGGGCAAAGCTGGGGCGGCATGCTCGGGTCTGAACATGCGGTCAGGCAGCCGGCCGGTCTCAAGGCGCTGGTACTGGCCAACTCGCCTTGCAACATGCAAATCTGGTTGAAGGGGGCAGCCGAGCTGCGGGCCCAATTGCCGCAGGATGTGCAGGACACACTGGATCTGCACGAAAAGGCTGGCACAATCGACCATCCCGACTATAAAGCAGCTACCGAGGTCTTCTATGACCGTCATGTCTGCCGTACCAAGCCACGCCCGGTGGAGGTGCAGCGCACCTTCGACGCCATGGATGAAGATCCCACGGTCTATCACACCATGAATGGTCCAACCGAATTTCACGTCATCGGCACCATGAAGGACTGGTCGATCATTGACCGTCTGCACAAGGTCAAAGCGCCAACGCTGGCGTTTCGCGGCGCCCATGACGAGGCAACCACCGAGTGCTTGCAGCCATTTTGGGACAATATCCCCGATGTGGTTGCGCATGTCTTCCCCAACTCAAGCCACATGCCCCATGTAGAGGAAAAAGAGGATTGTATGGCCGTTGTTGAAGCCTTTTTGTCGAAGTATGATAGCGAGTAA
- a CDS encoding LuxR family transcriptional regulator — protein sequence MQHDFVSALSPGIALDDAMEIAQTVLRPLGFDASSYDFSPVPLTHEGEFIVPTVYAMQNTPSDMTDLWCGQHYYAHDPVMDASRETSCPFIWTYRGPQSAIMSRILDPRHRPVVDYLCDTGMESGITVPIRGAGGALATFTAISTSGIDIDDLNNAVSSVGYLAHIFHEAVVKGFAPQAFRTPHVRLTARERQCLQLCAKGLIAKEIAHELGRSVATVTLHLTSATKKLGARNRFHALVLAAHYQLLETTN from the coding sequence ATGCAACATGATTTCGTAAGTGCACTTTCTCCCGGAATTGCACTCGACGATGCGATGGAAATTGCGCAAACCGTTCTGCGTCCTCTGGGGTTTGATGCATCGAGCTACGATTTTTCCCCCGTCCCCCTCACCCATGAGGGCGAGTTTATCGTTCCCACCGTCTATGCCATGCAGAACACACCTAGTGATATGACGGACCTGTGGTGTGGCCAGCACTATTATGCCCATGATCCGGTCATGGATGCGTCGCGCGAAACGTCATGCCCATTCATATGGACCTATCGAGGTCCGCAAAGTGCCATCATGAGCCGGATTCTCGACCCGCGCCATCGGCCGGTTGTCGATTATCTGTGTGATACCGGCATGGAAAGCGGCATAACGGTGCCCATTCGCGGTGCTGGAGGTGCTTTGGCGACCTTCACGGCAATCAGCACGTCCGGAATCGATATCGATGACCTGAACAACGCGGTTTCTTCGGTTGGCTATCTGGCTCACATCTTTCATGAAGCGGTCGTCAAGGGCTTTGCTCCACAAGCTTTTCGCACGCCCCATGTCAGGCTCACGGCCCGCGAGAGGCAGTGTCTGCAGCTGTGTGCCAAGGGGTTGATTGCCAAGGAAATCGCGCATGAGCTCGGACGCTCTGTTGCTACGGTAACCCTGCATCTCACCTCGGCAACCAAAAAGCTCGGCGCGCGCAACCGTTTTCACGCGCTGGTGCTCGCTGCGCACTATCAATTGCTCGAAACCACCAACTGA
- a CDS encoding ABC transporter permease produces the protein MGRYRFVLFRPFQLLPVMFGISVVTFILVRLIPGDPARVLLGARSTPTALAKIRAQYGLDEPMITQYVYFLKNLVHGEMGRSTLYKIDVLKLIATRIEPTLMLVFCAVLLSLVIAVPLAALSARKQGQWPDHFARIAVTAGLGFPQFWLGVMLIILFAVSLDWLPVSGYGKTFEDKALHLVLPCLTIALSLSSVITRSLRAAMIAGLNSDIATAARARGVSENTVFWRHVVPNALVPTINLLAVNIGWLIGGTVVVESVFALPGMGQLLVRGIFSRDYMVVQGVAMVFAIATLLINFLADILTVALDPRVKF, from the coding sequence CTGGGTCGTTATCGCTTTGTCCTGTTCCGTCCGTTCCAGTTGCTGCCTGTGATGTTTGGCATCTCGGTTGTCACCTTCATCCTCGTGCGCCTGATCCCCGGGGATCCCGCACGGGTGTTGCTGGGTGCGCGTTCGACCCCGACCGCCCTAGCCAAGATCCGTGCACAATATGGGCTCGATGAGCCGATGATCACCCAGTATGTCTATTTTCTGAAAAACCTCGTACATGGCGAGATGGGCCGTTCGACCCTTTACAAGATCGATGTATTGAAACTGATTGCAACGCGCATTGAGCCAACGCTGATGCTGGTTTTCTGCGCGGTCCTGCTGTCTCTGGTGATCGCTGTTCCTTTGGCCGCGCTCTCTGCGCGCAAGCAGGGCCAGTGGCCGGATCATTTTGCCCGCATCGCCGTAACGGCCGGGCTCGGCTTTCCGCAGTTCTGGCTTGGCGTCATGCTGATCATCCTGTTCGCGGTCAGTCTCGACTGGTTGCCGGTGTCCGGCTACGGCAAGACCTTCGAGGACAAGGCCCTTCACCTTGTTCTGCCCTGTCTGACCATTGCGCTTTCGCTGTCTTCGGTCATCACTCGCAGCTTGCGGGCGGCCATGATCGCAGGTCTCAACTCCGACATTGCAACAGCTGCCCGTGCGCGCGGCGTATCGGAAAACACGGTGTTCTGGCGGCATGTGGTGCCCAATGCGCTGGTGCCCACCATAAACCTGCTCGCCGTCAACATCGGCTGGCTGATCGGTGGCACGGTGGTGGTGGAGAGTGTGTTTGCTCTTCCCGGCATGGGGCAATTGCTGGTTCGCGGCATCTTCTCTCGTGACTACATGGTGGTTCAGGGCGTTGCCATGGTGTTTGCCATTGCAACCCTGTTGATCAACTTTCTTGCCGACATCCTGACCGTAGCCCTTGATCCGAGAGTGAAATTCTGA